One part of the Deltaproteobacteria bacterium genome encodes these proteins:
- a CDS encoding MoaD/ThiS family protein, with protein sequence MARVFFASGLRRFVGGADSVELEARDVRELLSALEARYPGISAAIGADCSVAIDGEILPRAEAHLERLRPESEVHFLAQISGG encoded by the coding sequence GTGGCGCGCGTGTTCTTCGCCTCCGGCCTGCGCCGCTTCGTGGGAGGCGCCGACTCGGTCGAGCTCGAGGCGCGCGACGTGCGCGAGCTGCTTTCCGCGCTCGAAGCGCGCTACCCGGGAATCAGCGCCGCGATCGGCGCGGACTGCAGCGTCGCGATCGACGGCGAGATCCTCCCACGCGCCGAAGCGCATCTCGAGCGCCTGCGACCCGAGAGCGAGGTCCACTTCCTGGCGCAGATCTCCGGCGGCTAG
- a CDS encoding nucleotidyltransferase family protein, giving the protein MSPTAALPHEKIQALSHSLVSAGIPHAFGGAIALLYCGEPRGTVDIDVNVFVHEREAASVLELLRPLGVAIDEQGALSSIARDGQVRLDWAGTPLDLFFAYDALHDACRERARHADFLGTTISVLSAEDLVVFKVLFDRRKDWADIEQILHSRGARFDAAYVRAWLARIVGGTDPRASAFEALALETRAG; this is encoded by the coding sequence ATGAGTCCGACTGCGGCCCTCCCGCACGAGAAGATCCAGGCATTGTCACACTCCCTGGTGTCGGCCGGCATCCCGCACGCGTTTGGCGGCGCCATCGCTCTTCTCTACTGCGGCGAGCCGCGCGGCACGGTCGACATCGACGTGAACGTCTTCGTCCACGAGCGCGAGGCCGCATCCGTTCTGGAGCTGCTTCGGCCGCTCGGCGTCGCGATCGACGAGCAGGGGGCGCTCTCGAGCATCGCCCGCGACGGCCAGGTCCGGCTCGACTGGGCCGGCACCCCACTCGATCTGTTCTTCGCCTACGACGCGCTCCACGACGCCTGCCGCGAGCGCGCGCGGCATGCCGACTTCCTCGGGACGACGATCTCGGTGCTCTCCGCGGAAGATCTGGTGGTCTTCAAGGTGCTCTTCGATCGGCGCAAGGATTGGGCGGACATCGAGCAGATCCTTCACTCCCGAGGGGCGCGCTTCGATGCGGCCTACGTGCGGGCGTGGCTGGCGCGGATCGTCGGCGGCACGGACCCGCGCGCGAGCGCCTTCGAGGCTCTCGCGCTCGAGACGCGCGCGGGCTAG